Genomic window (Oncorhynchus masou masou isolate Uvic2021 chromosome 9, UVic_Omas_1.1, whole genome shotgun sequence):
TCGGGACAGCTTAGTGACACGTCCTCtggacagcgtagtgacacgtcctctggacagcgtagtgacacgtcctctggacagcgtagtgacacgtcctcgggacagcgtagtgacacgtcctcgggacagcgtagtgacacgtcctcgggacagcgtagtgacacgtcctcgggacagcgtagtgacacgtcctcgggacagcgtagtgacacgtcctcgggacagcgtagtgacacgtcctcgggacagcgtagtgacacgtcctctggacagcgtagtgacacgtcctcTGGACACCGTAGTGACACGTCCTCTGGACAGCCTAGTGACACGTcctcgggacagcgtagtgacacgtcctcgggaaagcgtagtgacacgtcctcgggacagcgtagtgacacgtcctcgggacagcgtagtgacacgtcctctggacagcgtagtgacacgtcctcgggacagcgtagtgacacgtcctcgggaccgcgtagtgacacgtcctcgggacagcgtagtgacacgtcctcgggacagcgtagtgacacgtcctcGGGACATCTTTCCTATCTGGATCTTCCTCCAGGCCTCGGAGGCTGTGAATATACAGGAGTCTATGATGCCTGCTATCGTGAACGCCCTCCGATGATAGCACAGATCTGGAGGGGAGGACAGGTCAGGAGTTAGGGTttaaccgggatgtggacatgaggttagggttaagggttaggggttaaggggtaagggtcaggggttaagggttaagggtcaggggttaagggttaagggttaagggttggggttaagggtcaggggttaagggttaagtgttaagggttggggttaagggttggggttaggggttaagggtcaggggttaagggttaagggttaagggtttgggttaagggttaggggttaagggttggggttaggggttaagggttagggctagggttaggggttaagggttaggggttgagggttgggggttaagggttaagggttaagggttaagggttaagggttaggggtgaAGGGgtaagggttggggttaagggttaagggttaggggttaaggggtaagggttaagggttggGGTAACTTACCATAGTTATGAACCGGTAGAGGGGTTGTCTCTTCTCTGTGTACTTCACTGTGATTGGACCGAGGTCATAGCGGAACCAGATAGCTGGGATAATCCTTCCTGTGTGGCTATAGGCTACGTACTCCTGTaggggcgggacagagagagagaagacatgtttactggttggttacgtactcctgtaggggcgggacagagagagaagacatgtttactggttggttacgtactcctgtaggggcgggacagagagagagacatgtttactggttggttacgtactcctgtaggggcgggacagagagagagacatgtttactggttggttacgtactcctgtaggggcgggacagagagagagacatgtttactggttggttacgtactcctgtaggggcgggacagagagagaagacatgtttactggttggttacgtactcctgtaggggcgggacagagagagaagacatgtttactggttggttacgtactcctgtaggggcgggacagagagagagacatgtttactggttggttacgtactcctgtaggggcgggacagagagagagacatgtttactggttggttacgtactcctgtaggggcgggacagagagagagacatgtttactggttggttacgtactcctgtaggggcgggacagagagagaagacatgtttactggttggttacgtactcctgtaggggcgggacagagagagacatgtttactggttggttacgtactcctgtaggggcgggacagagagagacatgtttactggttggttacgtactcctgtaggggcgggacagagagagagacatgtttactggttggttacgtactcctgtaggggcgggacagagagagagacatgtttactggttggttacgtactcctgaaggggcgggacagagagagacatgtttactggttggttacgtactcctgtaggggcgggacagagagagagacatgtttactggttggttacgtactcctgaaggggcgggacagagagagacatgtttactGGTTGGCTACGTACTCCGGTaggggcgggacagagagagaagacatgtttactggttggttacgtactcctgtaggggcgggacagagagagaagacatgtttactggttggctacgtactcctgtaggggcgggacagagagagaagacatgtttactggttggttacgtactcctgtaggggcgggacagagagagaagacatgtttactggttggttacgtactcctgtaggggcgggacagagagatagacatgtttactggttggttacgtactcctgtaggggcgggacagagagatatacatgtttactggttggttacgtactcctgtaggggcgggacagagagagacatgtttactggttggttacgtactcctgtaggggcgggacagagagagacatgtttactggttggttacgtactccggtaggggcgggacagagagagagaagacatgtttactggttggttacgtactcctgtaggggcgggacagagagagaagacatgtttactggttggttacgtactcctgtaggggcgggacagagagagagacatgtttactggttggttacgtactcctgtaggggcgggacagagagagaagacatgtttactggttggttacgtactcctgtaggggcgggacagagagagaagacatgtttactggttggttacgtactcctgtaggggcgggacagagagagaagacatgtttactggttggttacgtactcctgtaggggcgggacagagagagacatgtttactggttggttacgtactcctgtaggggcgggacagagagagagaagacatgttTACTGGTTGGATACAATATGTAATGTTATTAGCATAACGTGTTTTTATCTTTGATGTGTTTTTTAACTGTTGTCGTCTTTGACTAAGTCTCTCTTGAATAGTCCAGATAACTCTTAGATAATGTCGCTGTTCTCCATgttgcggacacacacacacacacacacacacacacacacacacacacacacacacacacacacacacacacacacacacacacacacacacacacacacacacacacacacacacacacacacacacacacacacacacacacacacacacacaccaccttagGGGAGCATGGCATGAACACATCCACACCAGGAACCCCACTGGCCAGAGAACatcttccacaaagctgtgaactgAGAGACAGAAGAAggaccttctatgccatcaaaaggaacctAAAACTCAACATCCCAAtgaggatctggctaaaaatacttgaatcagttatagcacccattgccctctatggttgtgaggtctggggtctgctcaccagccaagacttcacaaaatgggacaaacacatcATTTtgaaaaaatatcctcagtgtacaacgtagaacaccaaataacgcatgcagagcagaattaggccgatacccactaatgatcaaaaatgatcagaaaagagacgttaaattctacaaccacctaaaaggaagcgattcccaaaccttccacaacaaagccatcacctacagagagatgaacctggagaagagtcccctaagcaagctggtcctggggctctgttcacaaacacaccccacagagccccatgacagcagcacaattacatccaaccaaatcatgagaaaacaaaaagataattacttgacacattggaaagaattaacaaaaaaacagaacaaactagaatgctatttggccctacacagagagtacacagcggcagaatacctgaccactgtgactgacccaaacttaaggaaagctttgactatgtacagactcagtgagcatcgccttgctattgagaaaggccgccgtaggcagacatggctctcaagagaagacaggctatgtgctcactcaccacataatgaggtggaaactgagctgcacttcctaacctcctgcccaacgtatgcccatattagagacacatatttccctcagattacacagatccacaaagaatttgaaaacaaacccaatcttgataaactcccatatctactgggtgaaataccacagtgtgacatcacagcagcaagatgtgtgacctgatGCCACAAgtaaagggcaaccagtgaagaacatgcaccattgtaaatacaacccatgtttatttattttccctttactttaactatttgcacttCATTACAACACTGAATATTAACATAATCACctcatgacatttgaaatgtctctgttcttttggaacttctgtgagtgtaatgtttactgctcatttttattgtttatttcacttttgtttattatctatttcacttgctttggcaatgtagacATGTTATACAGAACTGTACTGACCAGTAGTTTCTCCCCGAAGGCCAGTTCGTGTATGAGGTGTGTCATGTCAGGGCTCTGGGGCTGGGCTGTGGGTCGACACGTGGAAGTTACCTGGTACCTGGAGGGAGAGCAAAACAATATAACCATACAGAGATGAGTAGGACACAGACTTTATATAACCCAGGAGTCCTGATGCACAGCCAGTTGGAAGATCATTCAGTTCAGTAGAAAGTTCATCTGTTAAAATAATCCACTGGATTGTGACGCCAGTTACAACTTGTTAGAAGCTGACGTCAAACCGTATcccagaggagacaggagaggagacaggagacaggagaggagacaggagaggagacaggagaaacacacaggacaggagacaggagaggagacaggagaggagacaggagaggagacaggggaaacacacaggagaggagacaggagaaacacacaggagaggagacaggagaggagacaggagaggagacaggagaggaggccagagaagagacaggagaggagacaggagaggagacaggagacaggagaggagacaggagaggagacaggagaggagacaggagaggagacaggagaggagacaggagaggagacaagagaggaaacaggagactggagaggagacaggagaggagacaggagaggaggccagagaagagacagaagaggagacaggagaggaggccagagaagagacaggagaatagacaggagaggagacaggagaggaggccagagaagagacaggagaggagacaggagaggaggccagagaggagacaggagaggagacaggagaggagaccagagaggagacaggagaggagaccagagaagagacaggagaggagacaggagaggagacaggagaggaggccagagaagagacaggagaggagacaggagaggagacaggagaggagacaggagaggagacaggagtggagacaggagaggagacaggagaggagaccagagaggagacaggagaggagaccagagaggagaccagagaggagacagagaaggaggccagagaagagacaggagaggagacaggagaggagacaggagaggagacaggagaggagaccagagaggagaccagagaggagacaggagaggaggccagagaagcgacaggagaggaggccagagaagagacaggagaggagacaggagaggagaccagagaggaggccagagaagagacaggagaggagacaggagaggagacagtagtggagacaggagaggagacaggagaagagacaggagaggagaggagacaggagaggagacaggggaaacacacaggagaggagacaggagaggagacaggagaggagacaggagaggagacaggagaggaggccagagaagagacaggagaggagacaggagaggagacaggagaggagacaggagaggagacgggagaggagacaggagaggagacaggagaggagaccagagaggagacaggagaggagaccagagaggagacaggagaggagacaggggaaacacacaggagaggagacaggagaggagacaggagaggagacaggagaggaggccagagaagagacaggagaggagacaggtgaggagacaggagaggagaccagagaggagacaggagaggagacaggagaggagaccagagaagagacaggagaggagaccagagaggagacaggagaggagacaggggaaacacacaggagaggagacaggagaggagacaggagaggagacaggagacaggagaggagacaggagaggagacaggagaggagacaagagaggaaacaggagactggagaggagacaggagaggagacaggagaaacacGGGTCTCTCTGGGTAACTGGAGCTCTCTCAGGGTTCAGTGACGGTTGTGTGTGCAAACTGGAAAATCTGTCTGAAGTGACCTGTGGTTTTGTgagctgtcaaatcaaatcagatgttattggtcacatatacatggttagcagatcttattggtcacatacacatggttaacagatgttattggtcacatggttagcagatgttattggtcacatacacatggttagcagatcttattggtcacatacacatggttaacagatgttattggtcacatggttagcagatgttattggtcacatacacatggttagcagatcttattggtcacatacacatggttaacagatgttattggtcacatacacatggttagcagatgttattggtcacatggttagcagatgttattggtcatatacacatggttaacagatgttattggtcacatacacatggttagcagatcttattggtcacatacacatggttaacagatgttattggtcacatacacatggttaacagatgttattggtcacatacacatggttaacagatgttattggtcacatacacatggtttgcagatcttattggtcacatacacatggttaacagatgttattggtcacatacacatggttagcagatcttattggtcacatacacatggttaacagatgttattggtcacatacacatggttaacagatgttattggtcacatacacatggttagcagatcttattggtcacatacacatggttaacagatgttattggtcacatacacatggtttgcagatcttattggtcacatacacatggttaacagatgttattggtcacatacacatggttaacagatgttattggtcacatacacatggttagcagatcttattggtcacatacacatggttaacagatgttattggtcacatacacatggttaacagatgttattggtcacatacacatggttagcagatgttattggtcacacggttagcagatgttattggtcacatacacatggttagtagatgttattggtcacatggttagcagatgttattggtcacatacacatggttagcagatcttattggtcacatggttagcagatgtcattggtcacatacacatggttaacagatctTATTggtcacacggttagcagatgttattggtcacatacacatggttagcagatcttattggtcacatacacatggttaacagatgttattggtcacatacacatggtttgcagatcttattggtcacatacacatggttaacagatgttattggtcacatacacatggttaacagatgttattggtcacatacacatggttagcagatcttattggtcacacggttagcagatgttattggtcacatacacatggttagcagatgttattggtcacatggttagcagatgttattggtcacatacacatggttagcagatcttattggtcacatggttagcagatgttattggtcacatacacatggtt
Coding sequences:
- the LOC135545411 gene encoding endoplasmic reticulum-Golgi intermediate compartment protein 1-like, which translates into the protein MDMVVASRESSLLTKYQVTSTCRPTAQPQSPDMTHLIHELAFGEKLLEYVAYSHTGRIIPAIWFRYDLGPITVKYTEKRQPLYRFITMICAIIGGRSR